The Triticum aestivum cultivar Chinese Spring chromosome 3A, IWGSC CS RefSeq v2.1, whole genome shotgun sequence genome includes a region encoding these proteins:
- the LOC123058206 gene encoding germin-like protein 5-1, with translation MMMARVSSALFLAMVALVLAVPALAGDPDYLQDICVADLKSDLKVNGFPCKANATADDFFTGVLAKPGATNTTAGSVVTGANVEKVPGLNTLGVSLSRIDYAPGGLNPPHTHPRATEVVFVLYGELDVGFITTANKLFAKTISQGDVFAFPRGLVHFQKNNGDKPAAVISAFNSQLPSTQSLAMTLCGASPEVPDDVLAKAFQIDTVEVDKIKAKFAPKK, from the exons ATGATGATGGCCCGGGTTTCCTCCGCCCTGTTTCTTGCGATGGTGGCGCTTGTCCTCGCGGTGCCGGCGCTCGCCGGCGACCCGGACTACCTCCAGGACATCTGCGTCGCCGACCTCAAATCAG ACCTCAAGGTGAACGGGTTCCCGTGCAAGGCGAACGCGACGGCGGACGACTTCTTCACCGGGGTCCTCGCCAAGCCCGGCGCCACCAACACCACGGCCGGCTCCGTCGTCACCGGCGCCAACGTGGAGAAGGTCCCGGGCCTCAACACCCTCGGCGTCTCACTCTCGCGCATCGACTACGCCCCCGGCGGGCTCAACCCGCCGCACACCCACCCGCGCGCCACCGAGGTCGTCTTCGTCCTCTATGGCGAGCTCGACGTCGGCTTCATCACCACCGCGAACAAGCTCTTCGCCAAGACCATCTCCCAGGGCGACGTCTTCGCCTTCCCGCGCGGCCTCGTGCACTTCCAGAAGAACAATGGTGACAAGCCCGCCGCCGTCATCTCCGCCTTCAACAGCCAGCTCCCCAGCACGCAGTCCCTCGCCATGACGCTCTGCGGGGCCTCCCCGGAGGTACCCGACGACGTGCTCGCCAAGGCATTTCAGATTGACACTGTGGAGGTTGACAAGATCAAGGCCAAGTTTGCCCCGAAGAAGTGA